A portion of the Lolium rigidum isolate FL_2022 chromosome 1, APGP_CSIRO_Lrig_0.1, whole genome shotgun sequence genome contains these proteins:
- the LOC124672540 gene encoding tuliposide A-converting enzyme 1, chloroplastic-like → MDPDSEISFDFQPFLCQYKSGRVFRYSSNATVPTGTDPATGVVSRDIHVGAARARVYLPPDAAASDGKLPVILYFHGGGFVVGSPAGTANHAYLNDLVARARAIGVSVYYRLAPEHMLPAAYEDGWAAVRWAATRGEGADPWLLDHADLSRVFLAGCSAGANLAHNMAIRASADGALPKGVTIRGLLAVHPYFTGKEAVGAEVDFPADVREHMDRTWRFVFPGSLGLDDPLVNPFVNDEARAAVAKIPCERVLVCVAEADVLLKERGLWYYRELKASGYAGELDLLESMGVGHGFHMDMLHSEEGVKLQKRTVAFIRK, encoded by the coding sequence ATGGATCCCGACTCCGAGATCAGCTTCGACTTCCAGCCCTTCCTCTGCCAGTACAAGAGCGGCCGCGTCTTCCGCTACAGCAGCAATGCCACCGTCCCCACCGGCACGGACCCCGCCACAGGCGTCGTCTCCAGGGACATCCACGTCGGCGCCGCCCGAGCGCGCGTCTACCTCCCGCCCGACGCGGCCGCGTCCGATGGCAAGCTCCCCGTCATCCTCTACTTccacggcggcggcttcgtcgtCGGCTCGCCCGCCGGCACCGCCAACCACGCCTACCTCAACGACCTcgtcgcccgcgcccgcgccatcGGCGTCTCCGTCTACTACCGCCTCGCGCCGGAGCACATGCTCCCCGCGGCCTACGAGGACGGCTGGGCGGCCGTGCGGTGGGCCGCCACGCGCGGGGAAGGCGCGGACCCGTGGCTGCTCGACCACGCCGACCTCTCCCGCGTCTTCCTCGCCGGCTGCAGCGCCGGCGCCAACCTCGCGCACAACATGGCTATCCGGGCCTCCGCGGACGGCGCGCTGCCGAAGGGAGTCACCATCCGCGGCCTCCTGGCCGTGCACCCGTACTTCACCGGGaaggaggccgtgggcgcggaggTGGACTTCCCCGCGGACGTGAGGGAGCACATGGACCGCACCTGGAGGTTCGTGTTCCCGGGATCGCTGGGGCTGGACGATCCACTCGTGAACCCGTTCGTCAACGACGAggcgcgcgccgccgtcgccaagaTCCCGTGCGAGCGCGTGCTGGTGTGCGTGGCCGAGGCCGACGTCCTGCTCAAGGAGCGCGGCCTGTGGTACTACCGGGAGCTCAAGGCGAGCGGCTACGCCGGCGAGCTGGACCTGTTGGAGTCCATGGGCGTCGGCCACGGGTTTCACATGGATATGCTCCACTCCGAGGAGGGCGTCAAGCTGCAGAAGCGCACCGTTGCCTTCATCAGGAAATGA